The Dyadobacter subterraneus genome window below encodes:
- a CDS encoding SDR family NAD(P)-dependent oxidoreductase, with protein sequence MSRIALITGATSGIGKATAEAFAEAGIDLILCGRRQEKLESVVVELSQKVKVTTLLFDVRDKKAVFDAIISLSEEWKNIDILINNAGNAHGLGSLDEGDTDDWDAMIDGNVKGLLYVSKAIIPTLIANKKGHIVNISSVAGKQTYINGAVYCASKAAVEVLSEGMRLELTQHGIKVTNVAPGAVETEFSLVRFKGDEERAEKVYQGFDPLQAIDIADMILYAVNAPARVTIADVTILAGAQSAATTIYRK encoded by the coding sequence TAGGAAAAGCCACAGCAGAAGCCTTTGCCGAAGCAGGAATTGACCTTATTCTCTGTGGCCGTCGCCAGGAAAAATTGGAAAGTGTTGTCGTAGAATTATCTCAAAAAGTAAAAGTTACTACACTTCTTTTCGACGTAAGAGATAAAAAAGCAGTTTTTGATGCCATCATTTCATTGTCGGAAGAATGGAAAAATATTGACATTCTGATTAACAATGCCGGAAATGCGCATGGCCTTGGTTCGCTGGACGAAGGTGATACAGATGACTGGGATGCAATGATCGACGGAAATGTTAAAGGTTTACTTTATGTATCAAAAGCGATTATCCCAACGCTGATAGCCAACAAAAAAGGACATATCGTAAATATTAGTTCAGTAGCCGGAAAGCAAACCTATATCAACGGAGCAGTGTATTGCGCTTCAAAAGCTGCGGTTGAAGTATTGAGTGAGGGTATGCGCCTGGAACTGACACAACACGGAATAAAAGTAACAAATGTCGCTCCTGGTGCGGTAGAAACTGAATTTTCTCTGGTTCGCTTTAAAGGTGATGAGGAACGAGCGGAAAAAGTCTATCAGGGTTTTGATCCTTTGCAGGCAATTGATATTGCAGACATGATATTATATGCTGTAAATGCGCCGGCGCGTGTTACAATAGCGGATGTTACAATTCTTGCAGGTGCACAATCAGCTGCAACAACGATTTATAGAAAGTAA
- a CDS encoding FadR/GntR family transcriptional regulator yields MMNKENIVKRISLADDVASRLQQKIQDGDFAIGEKLPTEPELMEIFGVGRSTIREAVRNLSNTGLVRVQQGLGTFVEQKQAATESLSDRFLRAKGQELNEIRQLFELKVAEKAAINRTDEDIMQMKKYLAERKKLALANIPDACIQADINFHLSIATASQSEILLDLYKTVARNMKEYFSEIYVDTESFINTQEYHEALLQSIIDQNPQKAWEWAARITGQPV; encoded by the coding sequence ATGATGAATAAAGAAAATATTGTTAAACGGATAAGTCTGGCCGACGATGTTGCCAGCAGATTGCAGCAAAAAATCCAGGATGGAGATTTTGCAATAGGAGAAAAATTGCCAACCGAGCCTGAATTAATGGAAATCTTTGGCGTTGGCAGATCGACAATACGGGAAGCGGTCAGAAATTTATCCAATACCGGGCTCGTTCGTGTCCAGCAAGGTTTAGGCACATTTGTCGAGCAAAAACAAGCTGCCACGGAATCATTATCAGATCGATTTTTAAGAGCAAAAGGACAGGAATTAAATGAAATCCGGCAACTGTTTGAATTAAAAGTTGCTGAAAAAGCAGCAATAAACCGAACGGATGAGGATATCATGCAAATGAAAAAATATCTGGCAGAACGAAAGAAGCTGGCGCTGGCCAATATTCCGGATGCCTGCATTCAAGCAGATATTAACTTTCATTTATCCATTGCCACAGCTTCTCAAAGCGAAATTTTACTCGATTTGTATAAAACAGTAGCGCGTAATATGAAGGAGTATTTTTCAGAAATATATGTGGACACGGAAAGTTTTATAAATACCCAGGAATATCACGAAGCATTACTGCAAAGTATTATAGATCAGAATCCACAAAAGGCATGGGAATGGGCCGCGAGAATAACCGGTCAACCAGTTTAG
- a CDS encoding MFS transporter, whose product MKTIEENPSESYQTPVVTAEQAVFPILLALSFSHLLNDTLQSLIPSIYPMVKDSFKLSFSQIGLITFTFQLSASVFQPLVGLYTDKKPQPFALAIGMCFTMLGLVSLSMAPSFEIILLSVGLIGIGSAVFHPEASRIARMASGGRHGMAQSLFQVGGNAGSSLGPLLAALIILPYGRHQIIWFSLVALIAIIILSKVGGWYKKNMHLNRKKPGSATGNEPALNLSKGKVAFSIGVLLLLIFSKYIYMASLTSYYTFYLINKFGISVQSSQIHLFIFLFSVAAGTFIGGPVGDKIGRKYVIWISILGVAPFALLLPYCNLFWTGALTVIIGLVLSSAFSAILVYAQELIPGKVGMVAGLFFGFAFGIAGIGSALLGKLADSTSIEYVFYVCSFLPLIGLLTGFLPNLERKKG is encoded by the coding sequence ATGAAAACAATCGAAGAAAATCCTTCAGAATCTTACCAAACCCCTGTTGTTACAGCGGAACAGGCTGTTTTTCCCATTTTATTGGCATTAAGTTTTTCCCATCTTTTAAACGATACACTGCAATCACTCATTCCATCGATTTATCCGATGGTAAAAGATTCCTTTAAATTGAGTTTTTCTCAAATTGGATTAATCACATTTACATTTCAATTAAGTGCGTCCGTTTTTCAGCCATTGGTTGGGTTATATACGGATAAAAAGCCTCAGCCATTTGCGCTTGCAATCGGCATGTGTTTTACTATGCTCGGACTGGTTTCCTTATCCATGGCTCCAAGTTTTGAAATTATTTTGCTTTCCGTTGGTCTGATCGGAATTGGATCCGCAGTTTTCCATCCCGAAGCATCGCGCATTGCCCGTATGGCATCCGGTGGGCGACATGGTATGGCGCAGTCACTTTTTCAGGTTGGTGGCAATGCAGGAAGTTCTTTGGGACCGTTATTGGCGGCTTTAATTATTTTGCCATACGGTCGTCATCAGATTATCTGGTTTTCACTTGTAGCTTTAATCGCCATCATCATTTTGTCAAAAGTGGGCGGCTGGTATAAGAAAAATATGCATTTGAACCGTAAGAAACCAGGTTCTGCAACAGGAAATGAGCCGGCACTGAATCTTTCAAAGGGCAAAGTGGCGTTCTCAATCGGCGTTTTATTGCTGCTGATTTTTTCAAAATACATTTACATGGCAAGTTTGACGAGCTACTATACTTTTTACTTGATCAATAAATTTGGTATTTCAGTACAAAGCTCTCAAATCCATTTATTTATATTCCTATTCTCGGTAGCCGCAGGAACATTTATCGGCGGCCCGGTTGGTGATAAAATTGGTAGGAAATATGTGATCTGGATTTCAATTTTAGGCGTTGCTCCATTTGCTCTTTTATTACCTTATTGCAATCTTTTTTGGACGGGTGCATTAACTGTAATTATTGGTTTAGTACTATCCTCAGCATTTTCAGCGATCCTGGTTTACGCACAGGAATTAATTCCTGGAAAAGTCGGAATGGTAGCAGGTTTATTTTTCGGATTTGCCTTCGGGATTGCCGGAATCGGATCTGCGCTTTTAGGAAAGCTGGCAGACAGTACCAGTATTGAATATGTATTTTATGTCTGTTCCTTCCTGCCGCTAATAGGATTATTAACAGGATTCCTACCAAATCTGGAACGTAAAAAGGGTTAA
- a CDS encoding peptidoglycan DD-metalloendopeptidase family protein has translation MKTLTEILRSHAGFEKVISSEKPYRRLDFSESNQDLLAQNLTETSVFSDYVFDVMLLKNQFIGIGGYDENRVIYRQRDHFTNQENPRSIHLGVDIWANAGEPIYAPLKGTVHSFAFNNNFGDYGPTIILKHELEEIEFYTLYGHLSLESLDELYEGKEFAAGEKIAAIGNFPENGDWPPHLHFQVISEVGEYKGDFPGVSNAENREYFLRICPDPNLILRINI, from the coding sequence ATGAAAACATTAACAGAAATCCTTCGAAGTCATGCCGGTTTTGAAAAAGTTATTTCGAGTGAAAAACCTTATCGAAGGCTGGATTTTTCAGAATCAAATCAGGATTTGCTGGCTCAAAATCTGACGGAAACTTCTGTATTTTCAGATTATGTTTTTGATGTAATGTTATTAAAAAATCAATTTATCGGCATTGGCGGATATGATGAAAACCGGGTTATTTACAGACAACGCGATCATTTTACAAATCAGGAAAATCCGAGAAGTATTCATTTAGGTGTTGATATCTGGGCGAATGCGGGCGAGCCAATTTATGCGCCGCTAAAAGGAACAGTCCACAGTTTCGCTTTTAATAATAACTTTGGCGATTATGGTCCAACGATTATTTTAAAACACGAATTAGAGGAAATTGAATTTTACACTTTGTACGGACACCTTTCGCTTGAATCTTTGGACGAGTTGTATGAAGGAAAAGAATTTGCCGCCGGAGAAAAAATTGCTGCAATTGGTAATTTCCCCGAAAACGGCGACTGGCCACCACATCTTCATTTTCAGGTAATCAGTGAGGTTGGAGAATATAAAGGGGATTTTCCGGGCGTGAGCAATGCGGAAAACAGGGAGTATTTTTTGAGGATTTGTCCGGATCCCAATCTAATCTTGCGAATAAATATTTAA
- a CDS encoding zinc-dependent metalloprotease, which yields MKFRRGLLFLCLTLTFTFAQAQKKKDKKEDDKKVEKAVDAVADAVKDKLKDEKKKSPKDFKDFIDDSAKGQKGMISVYKMAEKWYFEIPDTLLNRDIMAVTRYSKTAAGGGIFGGEEVKRQMLRWEKGQDNNILLRSETVVVASPDSTKPIFQAVKNSNSDPIIGVFDIKALKKGDNEKSSVIEVTDFFNADNQTFSLSPIVKQIHKLAAFKKEASYIEKMSAYPINTEIRTVKTFTVVPPAISLSPAPTVGSYLPSGYDAGVVTLELNTSLILLPKTPMRKRIFDNRIGFFANQYAIFGEESQKSDNEIFAVRWRLEPKNAEDAARQKNGELIEPKKPIIYYIDPATPEKWRKALKAGVDDWQVAFEKAGWKNAIRGEYWPEKDTTMSLEDARFSVIRYFAADIQNAYGPNVNDPRSGEIIESHIGWYHNVMRLLRNWYMIQGAAVDPAARKKNFDDELMSQLVRFVSSHEIGHTLGLRHNMGASSATPVEKLRDKAWLEKNGHTSSIMDYARFNYVAQPEDGITNLFPRIGDYDKWAIKWGYSYLPNTSLKEEKAILNNWTKEAYKNQALHFGTENSPYDPRYQMEDLSDNAMKASEYGIKNLKRILPNLIKWSKEDGESYKELDELYGNIVAQYRRYLGHVIKNVGGIYDTPVTYDMEEEEFITVPKLTQKEAVSFLNTQLFKTPVWLLDQNVLNKIKPESGVESIKSLQEYAITSLLAGDRAVRLMETSTSSKYYSIEDLLADLDTGIWGEIKTGQAIDIYRRNLQKIYAEKLVDLLKPGKATVASIPTGALYASSSRVVELEKTDLPSIARGHLEVLRASIKKAIPLETDKMSKYHLKDVLQRIDLALDPK from the coding sequence ATGAAATTCAGAAGAGGCCTCCTATTCCTTTGCTTAACGTTAACCTTCACTTTTGCACAGGCACAAAAGAAAAAAGACAAAAAAGAAGACGACAAAAAAGTTGAAAAAGCGGTAGATGCAGTAGCAGATGCTGTTAAAGACAAACTGAAAGACGAAAAGAAAAAAAGTCCGAAAGATTTCAAGGATTTTATTGACGATTCCGCCAAAGGCCAGAAAGGAATGATTTCAGTCTATAAAATGGCTGAAAAATGGTATTTCGAAATCCCCGATACTTTGCTGAACAGAGATATTATGGCTGTGACACGTTATTCCAAAACGGCAGCCGGTGGTGGAATTTTTGGCGGAGAAGAAGTTAAAAGACAAATGCTTCGCTGGGAAAAAGGACAGGATAATAATATTTTGCTACGTTCCGAAACCGTCGTAGTGGCCAGTCCGGATAGTACAAAACCAATTTTTCAGGCCGTAAAAAATTCAAATTCTGATCCGATTATTGGGGTTTTTGATATCAAGGCTTTGAAGAAAGGAGATAATGAAAAATCGTCTGTTATTGAGGTAACTGATTTTTTCAATGCTGATAATCAGACCTTTTCATTAAGTCCGATTGTAAAACAAATCCATAAACTGGCTGCGTTTAAGAAGGAAGCGTCATACATTGAAAAAATGAGCGCCTACCCTATCAATACGGAAATTCGTACTGTGAAAACTTTTACCGTTGTTCCGCCAGCCATTTCATTGTCTCCGGCTCCAACGGTTGGATCTTACTTACCATCGGGCTATGATGCCGGTGTGGTTACTTTGGAATTAAATACGTCCTTAATTCTTCTTCCAAAAACACCAATGCGGAAGCGGATTTTTGACAACCGGATAGGATTTTTTGCCAATCAATATGCCATTTTTGGAGAAGAATCTCAGAAATCAGATAATGAAATTTTCGCTGTTCGCTGGCGTTTGGAACCCAAAAATGCAGAAGATGCGGCCCGTCAGAAAAACGGTGAATTGATAGAACCTAAAAAACCGATCATTTACTACATCGATCCGGCAACACCTGAAAAGTGGAGAAAAGCATTAAAAGCAGGTGTTGACGACTGGCAGGTTGCTTTTGAAAAAGCGGGTTGGAAAAATGCGATCCGTGGAGAATACTGGCCGGAAAAAGATACAACAATGAGCCTAGAAGATGCCCGGTTTTCGGTAATCCGCTATTTCGCCGCAGATATTCAAAATGCTTACGGGCCCAATGTTAATGACCCGAGAAGCGGTGAAATTATTGAAAGTCATATCGGATGGTATCATAACGTGATGCGTTTGCTGCGTAACTGGTATATGATCCAGGGAGCTGCCGTCGATCCTGCGGCGCGTAAAAAGAATTTTGATGACGAGCTAATGTCTCAACTCGTACGTTTTGTCTCTTCCCACGAAATTGGGCATACGCTGGGTTTGCGACATAATATGGGTGCAAGTTCAGCAACGCCGGTTGAAAAATTACGCGACAAAGCCTGGCTTGAAAAAAATGGACACACATCGTCCATTATGGATTATGCACGTTTCAATTATGTAGCGCAGCCGGAAGACGGCATTACCAATCTTTTCCCAAGAATTGGTGATTATGATAAATGGGCCATCAAGTGGGGTTATAGTTATTTACCCAATACCAGTCTAAAAGAAGAAAAAGCGATTTTGAACAATTGGACAAAAGAGGCTTATAAAAATCAGGCCCTACATTTTGGGACAGAAAACAGTCCGTATGACCCTCGCTATCAAATGGAAGATTTAAGTGATAATGCTATGAAAGCGTCAGAATATGGTATTAAAAACTTGAAACGAATTCTTCCCAATTTAATAAAATGGAGTAAAGAAGATGGCGAAAGTTACAAAGAACTTGACGAGTTATATGGCAACATTGTGGCTCAGTATCGTCGTTATCTTGGCCATGTTATTAAAAATGTAGGTGGTATTTATGATACTCCTGTCACCTATGATATGGAGGAAGAAGAATTTATAACAGTTCCAAAACTAACTCAGAAAGAAGCTGTTAGTTTCCTTAATACACAATTATTTAAAACACCGGTATGGCTATTAGATCAGAATGTATTAAACAAGATAAAGCCCGAATCTGGTGTAGAGTCAATTAAATCTTTACAGGAATATGCCATTACTTCCCTGCTTGCAGGCGACAGAGCCGTTCGCCTAATGGAGACCAGCACTTCTTCCAAATATTATTCTATTGAAGATCTGCTTGCAGACCTTGATACTGGAATTTGGGGGGAAATAAAAACAGGACAAGCCATTGATATATATCGTAGAAATTTACAAAAAATATATGCTGAAAAACTGGTTGATTTATTAAAGCCCGGCAAAGCAACTGTTGCATCCATCCCAACCGGGGCTTTATATGCTTCAAGTTCTCGTGTTGTTGAACTGGAAAAAACAGATTTGCCTTCGATAGCACGTGGACATTTGGAAGTTCTCAGAGCTTCAATTAAAAAAGCAATTCCGCTGGAAACCGACAAAATGAGCAAGTATCATCTGAAAGATGTTTTGCAAAGAATTGATCTGGCTTTAGATCCAAAATAA
- a CDS encoding Ppx/GppA phosphatase family protein — protein MSSRLGIIDLGTNTFHLLIVEKNGENITTLFHKSQPTQIGLGGINKNIITNEATERALKVLLTFREQLDIFEVSNENTFAFGTSAIRNADNQKDFCEKILKDTSIKITVIDGNEEAEYIYTGVRTGVKLGKEPSLIMDIGGGSVEFIIGNENQIFWKQSFEIGGQRLMEKFMKNDPISESDKKRLYNYFDENLIPLANAVHQYAPTKLVGVSGTFDTLVDMDYQFRVGAWPPKDITDFPLSMEEFYRAYALILSGNHDERMAIPGMIALRVDMIVVAVCLVDYVLKSHKIQQIQVSSHSLKEGVLSKVMNR, from the coding sequence ATGAGCTCCCGATTGGGTATTATCGATTTAGGAACGAATACATTCCACCTGCTGATTGTTGAAAAAAATGGTGAAAATATCACTACACTTTTCCATAAAAGTCAGCCAACCCAGATTGGACTGGGTGGAATCAACAAAAACATCATCACCAATGAGGCAACCGAACGTGCGCTGAAAGTGTTGTTGACTTTCCGTGAGCAGCTGGATATTTTTGAAGTTTCCAATGAAAATACTTTTGCCTTTGGAACAAGCGCTATCCGGAATGCCGACAATCAAAAAGATTTTTGTGAAAAGATTTTGAAAGATACCAGCATAAAAATCACCGTAATTGATGGAAATGAAGAAGCCGAATATATTTACACCGGTGTTAGGACAGGTGTAAAATTGGGAAAAGAACCTTCGCTGATCATGGATATTGGTGGCGGAAGTGTGGAATTTATTATCGGTAATGAAAATCAGATTTTCTGGAAACAAAGTTTTGAAATTGGCGGACAGCGTTTGATGGAAAAATTCATGAAAAATGATCCGATTTCAGAGAGCGATAAAAAGCGATTATATAATTATTTTGATGAGAACTTAATTCCGCTGGCCAATGCGGTTCATCAATATGCACCAACAAAACTGGTTGGTGTTTCAGGAACATTCGATACTTTGGTGGACATGGATTATCAATTTCGTGTAGGTGCATGGCCGCCAAAGGACATAACCGATTTCCCCCTGTCAATGGAAGAATTTTACCGTGCCTACGCCTTGATTTTATCTGGAAATCATGACGAAAGAATGGCAATTCCGGGTATGATTGCACTGCGCGTGGATATGATCGTAGTAGCAGTTTGTCTGGTTGATTATGTTTTAAAAAGTCATAAAATTCAACAGATTCAGGTTTCAAGTCATTCTTTAAAAGAAGGTGTTCTGTCGAAAGTGATGAACAGATAA
- the rpsU gene encoding 30S ribosomal protein S21 — MLIINIKDNESIDRALKRYKKKFERTGTMRQLRSRTAFEKPSVKRRFEVLRAVYKEKTYGHLED; from the coding sequence ATGCTTATTATTAACATTAAGGACAACGAATCGATCGATCGCGCTTTGAAGCGTTACAAAAAGAAATTTGAAAGAACTGGCACAATGCGTCAGCTTCGTTCTCGTACCGCATTCGAAAAACCATCTGTAAAGCGTCGTTTCGAAGTTTTGCGTGCGGTATACAAAGAAAAAACTTACGGTCACCTGGAAGACTAG
- a CDS encoding tyrosine-type recombinase/integrase: MIEPFLEFLAFEKRSSEHTVTSYRTDLDQFRKYLLFQYEVDKPETATSVMLRSWIVSLMEEGLNPSSVNRKMASLRSYYGFLRRRKHILKDPSTILSSMKTRRKLPAFVEEKAMESLFDSEGFTDDFIGHRDRVIMELLYGTGMRLSELIDLEINNLELEARIIRVTGKRGKERLIPISSLLVQFLKDYLVLRAPEEATRALILTDSGKAAYPVFIQRTVKKYLSEVTTLSQKSPHVLRHTYATHLLNRGADLNAIKELLGHANLAATQIYTHNSIEKLKKTHQQAHPKA; this comes from the coding sequence ATGATAGAGCCCTTTTTGGAATTTTTAGCATTTGAAAAACGATCCAGCGAACACACGGTAACTTCTTACCGCACTGACCTGGACCAGTTTAGAAAATATTTGCTGTTCCAATATGAAGTTGACAAACCGGAAACAGCTACTTCGGTTATGCTTCGCTCCTGGATCGTCAGTTTGATGGAAGAAGGTTTAAATCCAAGTTCTGTTAATCGGAAAATGGCTTCGCTGAGATCTTACTACGGATTTCTGCGCCGTCGTAAACATATATTAAAAGATCCTTCAACTATTTTATCTTCCATGAAGACACGGCGAAAACTCCCGGCTTTTGTTGAAGAAAAAGCCATGGAATCACTTTTTGATTCAGAAGGATTTACGGATGATTTTATCGGTCACCGGGATCGTGTGATCATGGAATTGTTATATGGAACAGGTATGCGTCTTTCAGAACTGATCGATCTTGAAATTAATAATCTTGAACTTGAAGCAAGAATTATTCGTGTGACGGGTAAAAGAGGAAAAGAACGCTTGATCCCGATTTCAAGCTTGCTTGTTCAGTTTTTGAAAGATTATCTGGTTTTAAGAGCTCCCGAAGAAGCAACAAGAGCATTGATTTTGACAGATTCCGGCAAAGCGGCTTATCCCGTTTTTATTCAAAGGACGGTTAAAAAGTACCTTTCAGAAGTTACCACTCTGTCGCAAAAAAGTCCGCACGTTTTGCGCCATACCTATGCAACACATTTGTTGAACCGCGGTGCTGATCTTAACGCAATTAAAGAACTGTTGGGCCATGCCAATCTTGCCGCGACACAGATTTATACACATAATTCCATAGAAAAACTTAAAAAAACGCATCAGCAGGCCCATCCAAAGGCCTGA